A single genomic interval of Candidatus Poribacteria bacterium harbors:
- the kdsB gene encoding 3-deoxy-manno-octulosonate cytidylyltransferase yields MKIVGVIPARYASSRFQGKALVDILGKPMVQQVYERAARAKTLDAVIVATDDKRIYDAVVGFGGQVVMTSPDCPTGTERVAIVAETLDCDVVANIQGDEPLLEPVVIDQMIQPFLDDPSVEVSTLKQRVENDADYRDPNVVKVVTDLQGFALYFSRASIPGNLSNHWLQVHPNYRHVGLYAYRRERLLEFTQWERTPYESAEGLEQLRFLEHGIRIRVVETEHSLIGVDVPADLERVLEILESRG; encoded by the coding sequence GTGAAAATCGTTGGAGTTATTCCCGCTCGCTATGCGTCAAGTCGGTTTCAGGGCAAGGCGTTGGTGGACATCCTCGGCAAACCGATGGTGCAGCAAGTCTATGAGCGAGCGGCACGTGCCAAAACGCTGGATGCTGTCATCGTCGCAACCGATGATAAGCGAATCTACGATGCGGTTGTCGGCTTCGGTGGACAGGTGGTTATGACATCACCAGACTGTCCCACAGGCACTGAAAGGGTTGCGATTGTCGCTGAAACACTCGATTGCGATGTCGTGGCGAACATTCAGGGCGACGAACCGTTGCTGGAGCCGGTGGTTATCGATCAGATGATTCAACCGTTTCTCGATGACCCCAGCGTGGAAGTTAGCACATTGAAGCAACGAGTCGAAAATGATGCGGATTATCGAGACCCCAATGTCGTTAAAGTTGTGACTGACCTCCAGGGCTTTGCGTTATATTTTTCCAGAGCATCAATCCCCGGCAATCTCTCAAATCATTGGCTACAAGTTCACCCAAACTATCGACATGTGGGGCTGTACGCTTACCGTCGAGAGCGGCTCCTTGAGTTTACTCAATGGGAGAGAACGCCGTATGAGAGCGCCGAAGGACTTGAGCAGCTACGCTTCCTTGAACACGGTATCCGCATCCGCGTCGTTGAGACAGAGCATTCGTTGATTGGGGTTGATGTGCCCGCAGATTTGGAGCGGGTGCTTGAAATTCTAGAATCACGAGGGTAA